A window of Synechococcus sp. MEDNS5 contains these coding sequences:
- the arsB gene encoding ACR3 family arsenite efflux transporter codes for MGVFERYLSLWVALAIIAGVALGAAVPALPVAIASLEVAGINLPIALLIWGMIYPMMLAVDFSAIGGLSRQPRGLLITVAVNWLIKPLTMTALAWLFIRFLFAHWIPAELGDQYVAGMILLGVAPCTAMVFVWSRLSDGDANYTLVQVAVNDLIMVFAFAPIAALLLGVSEVLVPWDTLIAAVGLFVVVPLAAGWLTRVFLRSSTRISTLEQRLKPLTVVCLIGTVLLLFMVQAGSILADPLAIGLIAVPLILQTYLIFWITAQWMRFWGQPRVIAAPGAMIGASNFFELAVAVAISLFGLQSGAALATVVGVLVEVPVMLSLVAIANRNRRLFPV; via the coding sequence ATGGGTGTTTTCGAGCGCTATCTCAGTCTGTGGGTCGCTTTGGCGATCATTGCCGGTGTGGCCCTCGGTGCAGCGGTTCCCGCCTTGCCGGTGGCGATTGCATCGCTTGAAGTGGCTGGGATCAACCTCCCGATCGCCCTGCTGATCTGGGGAATGATCTACCCGATGATGCTGGCGGTGGATTTTTCCGCGATCGGAGGTCTCAGCCGTCAGCCGCGCGGTCTGCTCATCACCGTTGCGGTGAACTGGCTGATCAAGCCGCTCACGATGACAGCGCTGGCCTGGCTGTTCATCCGCTTCCTGTTCGCTCACTGGATTCCTGCTGAACTCGGGGATCAGTACGTGGCCGGCATGATTCTGCTCGGCGTGGCCCCCTGCACGGCCATGGTGTTCGTTTGGAGTCGTCTCAGCGATGGAGACGCCAATTACACCCTGGTGCAGGTGGCGGTGAACGACCTGATCATGGTGTTTGCGTTCGCTCCGATTGCAGCCCTGCTGCTCGGGGTGAGTGAGGTTCTTGTCCCTTGGGACACCCTGATCGCGGCTGTCGGATTGTTTGTTGTGGTTCCTCTGGCGGCCGGCTGGCTGACCCGGGTCTTTCTGCGGTCTTCGACTCGCATCAGCACGCTTGAGCAGCGTCTGAAACCGCTCACCGTGGTGTGCCTCATCGGCACGGTGCTGCTGTTGTTCATGGTGCAGGCCGGCTCGATCTTGGCGGATCCCCTGGCCATTGGGCTGATTGCCGTGCCTCTGATCCTTCAGACCTATCTGATCTTCTGGATCACGGCGCAGTGGATGCGGTTCTGGGGGCAGCCGCGTGTCATTGCTGCCCCGGGAGCCATGATCGGGGCTTCGAATTTCTTTGAGCTGGCTGTTGCCGTCGCGATCAGTCTGTTCGGTTTGCAGTCCGGTGCTGCCTTAGCCACTGTGGTGGGCGTGCTGGTGGAAGTGCCGGTCATGCTGTCGTTGGTGGCGATCGCCAACCGCAACCGTCGTCTGTTCCCTGTTTGA
- a CDS encoding DUF481 domain-containing protein: MRVLQKGSVIAALLLFGQPVVAAPATSEPQVTLKLKNGDTLKGVLLPDETTEAITILLHPVLGRLRIPATALITEPPAKPWKLSVSGGLSANNTDSDLSAGGTFQLDTSYSEGADKVALKGRATYEVSRDQGENASTTDTNEGDGELRYTRRLGNRLNAYATTTFNYDMLNTIGTDVFVGSAGLGYDLIKNKTTTLNVSVGPSIQQIWGGPGCEADPICGQAFAAGTARAQLEWKPSSLASITVTNSYTGAYVNGIATNNTFSVALKIFPMGNQRLFTSLNGQTIFNALQSPKINNSVSMQLGIKLD, translated from the coding sequence ATGAGAGTGCTGCAAAAAGGTTCAGTCATTGCAGCGCTGCTTCTGTTCGGTCAACCAGTTGTTGCTGCTCCGGCTACGAGCGAGCCGCAGGTCACGCTCAAACTCAAGAACGGCGACACGCTGAAGGGTGTACTGCTTCCGGACGAGACCACAGAGGCCATCACGATTCTCCTGCATCCGGTGCTCGGTCGTCTGCGCATTCCGGCCACAGCCCTGATCACCGAACCACCAGCGAAACCATGGAAGCTGAGTGTGTCCGGTGGACTGTCTGCCAACAACACAGACAGCGATCTCTCCGCCGGTGGAACCTTTCAGCTCGACACCAGCTATAGCGAGGGCGCTGACAAGGTGGCCCTGAAAGGACGCGCCACCTATGAGGTGTCACGGGACCAGGGAGAAAACGCAAGCACAACGGACACCAACGAAGGCGATGGTGAGCTGCGCTACACGCGAAGGTTGGGGAATCGCCTGAATGCCTACGCAACAACCACATTCAATTACGACATGCTCAACACGATCGGAACCGACGTGTTTGTGGGGTCCGCAGGCCTGGGCTACGACCTGATCAAGAACAAAACCACAACCCTGAATGTCTCTGTGGGCCCCTCCATTCAGCAGATCTGGGGTGGCCCGGGATGTGAAGCGGATCCAATCTGCGGACAGGCCTTTGCTGCCGGCACCGCCAGAGCACAGCTGGAATGGAAACCGAGCTCACTCGCCAGCATCACAGTCACCAACAGCTACACAGGCGCCTACGTCAATGGCATTGCCACCAACAACACCTTTTCGGTTGCACTGAAGATCTTTCCCATGGGAAATCAACGACTGTTCACGTCACTGAACGGACAGACGATCTTCAACGCACTGCAAAGCCCGAAAATCAACAACAGCGTCTCCATGCAGCTGGGGATCAAGCTGGATTGA
- a CDS encoding Y-family DNA polymerase, whose translation MSRVTALIDANNFYASCEQSLDPSLLGRPVVVLSNNDGCIVARSAEARALGIAMGTPYFKAKQALEAQGVVVRSSNYALYADMSQRLMSLLESQVEELEVYSIDEAFARISRPADGDLRPWGRRMRALARRNLGLPIAIGLGASKGQAKLANRLAKVEASHAGLFDLGNCGDRDHWLETIAIEDVWGIGRKLARWCRLRGVRNARELRDMASGPLRAKAGVVGLRLQRELQGHACLPLDLTPAPKQETCVSRSFSRPVTCVEELREAVATYVVRAAEKLRRQNQRAAALSVYTRTSPFVPAFYSRSASTSLDLPSNDTQVLLQAALPLVERIFQPHRQLAKAGVLMQHLQGTEQLQHHLLAPCNAVDQARREVLMRTIDQLNQRHGRGTVQWAACGLHPSWAMRRGQLGRAATTRLSDVPVVQA comes from the coding sequence ATGAGCCGGGTCACTGCCCTGATCGACGCCAACAATTTCTATGCCTCCTGTGAACAGAGCCTCGATCCGTCCCTGTTGGGACGCCCCGTCGTGGTGCTGTCCAACAACGACGGCTGCATCGTGGCCCGCAGCGCCGAAGCTCGGGCCCTCGGCATCGCCATGGGCACCCCCTACTTCAAGGCGAAGCAGGCGCTGGAGGCCCAGGGCGTCGTGGTGCGCAGCTCCAACTACGCCCTCTATGCCGACATGAGCCAGCGGCTGATGAGTCTGCTGGAAAGCCAGGTGGAAGAACTCGAGGTGTATTCCATCGATGAGGCCTTCGCTCGCATCAGCCGTCCTGCGGATGGCGATCTACGACCCTGGGGCCGACGCATGCGGGCCCTGGCACGGCGCAATCTGGGGCTGCCGATTGCCATCGGACTGGGAGCAAGCAAAGGCCAGGCGAAGCTCGCGAACCGACTGGCGAAGGTGGAGGCCAGCCATGCCGGCCTGTTCGATCTCGGAAACTGCGGCGACAGGGATCACTGGCTGGAGACGATCGCCATCGAGGATGTGTGGGGAATCGGCCGCAAGCTGGCCCGCTGGTGTCGCCTGCGGGGCGTCCGCAATGCGCGGGAGCTGCGCGACATGGCCAGTGGGCCACTGCGTGCCAAAGCCGGTGTAGTGGGACTACGCCTGCAACGGGAACTGCAAGGTCACGCCTGTCTCCCCCTCGATCTCACCCCGGCACCCAAACAGGAAACCTGCGTCAGCCGCAGCTTCAGTCGGCCGGTCACCTGTGTGGAAGAGCTGCGCGAAGCCGTGGCCACCTATGTGGTGCGAGCGGCCGAGAAACTACGCCGGCAGAATCAACGGGCCGCAGCCCTGAGTGTTTACACCCGCACCAGCCCGTTCGTACCGGCCTTCTACAGCCGGAGCGCCAGCACCTCTCTCGACCTGCCAAGCAACGACACGCAGGTGCTGCTGCAGGCAGCCCTTCCCCTGGTGGAGCGCATCTTTCAACCCCATCGGCAACTGGCAAAAGCCGGAGTGCTCATGCAGCACTTGCAGGGCACCGAGCAACTGCAGCACCACCTGCTGGCGCCCTGCAACGCTGTGGATCAGGCACGTCGGGAGGTGCTGATGCGCACCATCGATCAGCTCAACCAGCGCCATGGACGGGGAACCGTTCAGTGGGCCGCCTGCGGCCTGCATCCGAGCTGGGCGATGCGGCGTGGGCAGCTCGGCCGCGCTGCCACCACCCGCCTGAGCGATGTGCCGGTGGTCCAGGCCTGA
- a CDS encoding LexA family transcriptional regulator: MAFDRSFSQSPQPLRSQRHPLLLPLAGERVAAGFPSPADDYVEVGIDLNDQLIRHPTSTFFLRVSGDSMTGAGIHDGDLLVVDRSLDPRPGRVVVAVLDGGFTLKRLARHRGRLRLEAANPDYPPLELEGCGDMQIWGVAIHVIHPL, from the coding sequence GTGGCGTTCGATCGCTCCTTCAGCCAATCACCGCAGCCCCTGCGCTCCCAGCGCCATCCGCTTCTCCTGCCCCTGGCTGGCGAACGGGTGGCCGCAGGCTTTCCCTCCCCCGCGGACGATTACGTGGAGGTGGGAATCGATCTCAACGACCAGCTGATCCGCCATCCCACCAGCACGTTCTTTCTGAGAGTGAGCGGCGATTCCATGACCGGCGCCGGCATTCACGACGGCGATCTGCTGGTGGTGGACCGCAGCCTCGACCCCAGACCAGGCCGGGTCGTGGTGGCGGTGCTCGATGGCGGTTTCACACTCAAGCGACTGGCACGCCATCGCGGTCGACTGCGACTGGAGGCCGCCAATCCCGACTATCCCCCCCTGGAGCTGGAGGGCTGTGGCGACATGCAGATCTGGGGTGTCGCCATCCATGTGATTCACCCCCTTTAA
- a CDS encoding YbfB/YjiJ family MFS transporter encodes MKPSVFAESTPLPPEPHLLRVLAGGCGVGIGLGLIRSDFGVIGREMVVQDWIPQADLGGLAALNMVGYVLGCVHQAQLQGKAQLLRSLRIALIAAVVCLWLGAIQSGELGEGGLRVLAGWSAGHLMSGLPGLAIAGVPARRQRQAVAVVLGGGALVALLGAGAVAWLAPRSAAGAWVVMATFATGLAIPTLWLVARGQRRLRAMELRGEERQLAIADTGLRRIHWAPLIALTLGFVLTGAAQVPMALYEPLVASGRVGLSASMSSASFGVMGFGGLVAALLVLTLPSTWPTALLLPGVAAIGAAGAWLYAAARTPQQLLLAAFLIGLWSIMTSSLTLDRLPALVPADLQRRCWATLTTLNGLGFVLFSMGTSSLAQSMLVQLLWLGLGVMVLQLLMEVLQIRQAIGSNS; translated from the coding sequence ATGAAACCCTCAGTATTCGCTGAATCAACGCCTCTGCCTCCAGAACCCCATCTCCTGCGCGTGCTGGCGGGTGGGTGCGGTGTCGGGATCGGTCTCGGCCTGATTCGCTCCGACTTCGGTGTGATCGGCCGCGAGATGGTTGTACAGGACTGGATTCCTCAGGCTGATCTTGGAGGCCTGGCCGCTCTCAACATGGTCGGCTACGTGCTCGGGTGCGTGCATCAGGCGCAGCTGCAGGGCAAGGCTCAGCTGTTGCGCAGCCTGCGAATCGCTCTGATTGCAGCGGTGGTGTGCCTTTGGTTGGGAGCGATTCAAAGCGGCGAGCTCGGGGAAGGGGGGCTGAGAGTGCTGGCGGGCTGGAGTGCGGGACATCTGATGAGTGGTCTTCCGGGATTGGCGATCGCCGGGGTTCCTGCGCGGAGACAGCGTCAGGCGGTGGCGGTGGTTCTTGGCGGTGGAGCCCTGGTGGCGCTTCTTGGAGCCGGTGCCGTGGCCTGGCTGGCACCGCGTTCTGCTGCGGGGGCTTGGGTGGTGATGGCGACATTCGCCACCGGACTGGCCATTCCCACGCTCTGGTTGGTCGCCAGGGGGCAGCGGCGATTGCGGGCCATGGAGCTGCGAGGGGAGGAACGTCAGCTCGCCATTGCCGATACAGGGCTGAGACGGATTCATTGGGCTCCACTGATCGCCCTCACCCTGGGCTTCGTGCTAACCGGGGCGGCTCAGGTGCCGATGGCGTTGTACGAGCCTCTGGTGGCCTCCGGCCGGGTCGGGCTCAGTGCGTCCATGAGCAGTGCCTCCTTCGGGGTGATGGGATTCGGAGGGCTTGTGGCTGCGTTGTTGGTGCTCACCCTGCCCAGTACCTGGCCCACAGCTCTGCTTCTGCCTGGGGTGGCTGCGATTGGGGCCGCCGGGGCCTGGCTTTATGCCGCCGCCCGCACGCCGCAGCAGCTCCTGCTGGCAGCCTTCCTTATCGGTCTGTGGTCGATCATGACCTCCTCGCTCACCCTGGACCGATTGCCGGCTCTTGTGCCAGCCGATCTGCAGCGGCGCTGCTGGGCCACGCTCACCACCCTTAATGGACTCGGTTTCGTGTTGTTTTCAATGGGAACCTCTTCTCTGGCCCAATCCATGCTGGTGCAGCTGCTCTGGCTCGGTCTGGGTGTGATGGTTCTGCAGCTGCTGATGGAGGTGTTGCAGATCCGACAGGCCATAGGCTCTAATTCCTGA
- a CDS encoding 23S rRNA (pseudouridine(1915)-N(3))-methyltransferase RlmH, producing MNISRCRIIAVGKVRKGWVQEGVALYLKRLQGLQVVELKDSTPEKEAEAIRSSLRADEWPVMLMEQGTPLASIPFAQQLERLGNERLAFVIGGADGLTDELKAAARWQLSLSPMTFPHELARLLLLEQLFRAQTILQGSPYHRA from the coding sequence ATGAACATCTCCCGCTGCCGGATCATTGCTGTTGGCAAGGTGCGCAAGGGCTGGGTGCAGGAAGGGGTGGCCCTTTACCTCAAACGTCTCCAGGGCCTCCAGGTGGTGGAACTCAAAGACAGCACACCCGAGAAGGAAGCGGAGGCGATTCGCTCCTCGCTGCGAGCGGACGAATGGCCGGTGATGTTGATGGAGCAAGGCACACCACTGGCTTCGATCCCCTTTGCTCAACAACTCGAGCGTCTGGGCAATGAACGCCTGGCTTTTGTGATCGGTGGCGCCGATGGACTCACTGATGAGCTCAAAGCTGCAGCCCGCTGGCAACTGAGCCTCTCACCGATGACCTTCCCCCATGAACTAGCTCGGCTGCTGCTGCTCGAACAGCTGTTCCGAGCTCAGACCATTCTTCAAGGGAGCCCGTACCACCGGGCGTGA
- a CDS encoding circularly permuted type 2 ATP-grasp protein produces MTPAEAIHNLQQISWKEWRQLLASGHRHLESHGVQIQDSVVPYDPWPRVIHGADWDGLCAGISQRHRAINCFVADVYSRQLILKDGVIAREDIEGSPLWQSDLQGLFPPDHCWCLINGLDLIGGSRQGWRVLEDNLRRVGGHGYAIRIREASLAAGLPQNSAQSPRPVQQGLQQLRAALHQLCSHQDDPLIVLLTPSTISTEISEHRFLAAAMGIALARPEDLYCDQNRVFLRQNGQNLPVDVIYRRNEDRIGRESDGSSAWLGVPGLQRVAAARNVQIANLPGAGIGSDKALYRHVGAMIRYYLGEEALIEQVPTFSCQEPKELEHVLHHLNQMVVKPVDGAGGFDMLHGPTASAAECDAMTASLQAHPERFIAQPAQMLHTLPTLIGEQLKHCAVDLRPVSLLGNTPQVLPGALTRVAPPGSSIVNLNRGGSLKDTWILDDAA; encoded by the coding sequence ATGACGCCGGCTGAGGCCATCCACAACCTCCAGCAGATCTCATGGAAGGAATGGCGGCAGCTGCTGGCCTCTGGTCATCGCCACCTCGAAAGCCATGGCGTACAGATCCAGGACAGCGTCGTTCCTTATGACCCCTGGCCAAGGGTGATTCATGGAGCGGACTGGGACGGACTCTGCGCAGGCATTTCGCAGCGTCACCGGGCCATTAATTGCTTTGTTGCCGACGTTTACAGCCGCCAACTGATCCTCAAGGACGGCGTCATCGCCAGAGAAGACATTGAAGGATCACCGCTCTGGCAGTCCGACCTGCAAGGTCTCTTTCCACCAGACCATTGCTGGTGTCTGATCAACGGATTGGATCTGATTGGTGGCAGCCGGCAAGGGTGGCGGGTTCTGGAAGACAATCTTCGCCGGGTCGGAGGCCATGGCTACGCCATCCGCATCCGCGAGGCTTCCTTGGCAGCTGGACTGCCACAGAACTCAGCCCAGTCACCCCGGCCAGTTCAGCAAGGTCTGCAGCAGCTCCGCGCTGCGCTGCATCAGCTCTGCTCCCATCAGGATGATCCACTGATCGTTTTGCTCACCCCCAGCACCATAAGCACCGAGATCAGTGAGCACCGCTTTCTGGCTGCAGCCATGGGGATTGCACTGGCGCGCCCAGAGGATCTGTATTGCGATCAGAACCGGGTATTTCTCCGACAAAACGGACAAAATCTTCCCGTTGATGTGATCTACCGCCGCAATGAAGATCGCATCGGCAGGGAGTCCGATGGATCCAGTGCCTGGCTTGGAGTGCCAGGTCTACAACGGGTGGCCGCTGCCAGAAACGTTCAGATCGCCAATCTCCCTGGGGCCGGGATCGGCAGCGACAAAGCTCTGTATCGACACGTTGGCGCCATGATCCGCTACTACCTCGGTGAAGAGGCCCTGATCGAGCAGGTGCCAACGTTCAGTTGCCAGGAACCGAAAGAACTGGAGCATGTGCTTCACCACCTCAATCAGATGGTGGTGAAGCCGGTGGATGGTGCCGGAGGTTTCGACATGCTCCATGGTCCAACCGCCTCCGCAGCTGAATGCGATGCGATGACGGCGTCTCTGCAGGCACACCCTGAGCGTTTCATCGCCCAACCAGCGCAGATGCTGCACACCCTGCCGACGTTGATTGGGGAACAGCTCAAGCACTGCGCCGTTGATCTCCGGCCCGTCTCTTTGCTTGGAAACACGCCCCAGGTGCTTCCAGGAGCGCTCACCCGCGTGGCGCCCCCTGGCTCCTCGATCGTGAATCTGAACCGCGGCGGCAGCCTCAAGGACACCTGGATTCTCGACGACGCGGCATGA
- a CDS encoding pentapeptide repeat-containing protein gives MQRRLLAPLLALWLVFGLLLPSAEAAMDYAKQVLIGADFSNRDMQGVTFNLTNLREADLSGSDLQGASLYGAKLQDANLSRTNLRDATLDSAVLNGTDLTDAVLEDAFAFNTRFIDVTISGADFTNVPLRGDVLKTLCAAAEGTNPVTGRDTRDTLGC, from the coding sequence ATGCAACGCCGTCTGCTGGCTCCACTGCTTGCCTTGTGGCTGGTGTTCGGCCTCCTGCTTCCCTCCGCTGAGGCAGCGATGGATTACGCCAAACAGGTGCTGATCGGAGCTGATTTCTCCAACCGGGACATGCAGGGGGTGACCTTCAACCTCACCAACCTGCGCGAGGCTGATCTCTCTGGCAGTGACCTGCAAGGGGCCAGCTTGTACGGCGCCAAGCTGCAGGACGCCAACCTCAGCCGCACCAATCTCCGCGACGCCACGCTGGATTCCGCCGTGCTCAACGGCACGGATCTCACCGATGCCGTTCTGGAAGACGCCTTCGCTTTCAACACCCGTTTCATCGACGTCACGATCAGCGGCGCGGACTTCACGAACGTGCCTTTGCGTGGTGATGTGCTCAAAACCCTTTGTGCTGCGGCTGAGGGCACCAACCCCGTCACTGGACGGGACACCCGCGACACCCTGGGCTGCTGA
- a CDS encoding ATP-binding protein produces MRIAISGAHSQGKSTLVWDWVKRHPHYTREEEPFRALHSEGYDIQFRQECNRLHNGIQMYYNASRVNAYQSSDECVIFDRAPVDYIAYSQYTADYGTTDINDAFVEAMVPRVRNILQNLDLIVFIPISDQWPVEMEDDGIRPIDLPYRSEVDAIFKQIYRDQRFNVMPSLNAPQLIELWGSREERLDRIEKVIRA; encoded by the coding sequence ATGCGAATCGCCATCAGCGGAGCCCATTCCCAAGGGAAAAGCACATTGGTTTGGGACTGGGTGAAACGTCATCCTCACTACACGCGAGAAGAGGAACCCTTTCGAGCGCTTCATAGCGAGGGATATGACATTCAATTTCGCCAGGAATGCAATCGCCTGCATAACGGCATTCAGATGTATTACAACGCCAGCCGAGTGAATGCCTATCAATCCAGCGACGAATGCGTGATCTTCGATCGCGCGCCAGTGGATTACATCGCATACTCGCAATACACCGCTGACTACGGCACCACTGACATCAACGATGCATTCGTTGAAGCCATGGTTCCCAGGGTGAGAAACATACTTCAGAACCTGGATCTAATCGTTTTCATCCCCATCAGCGACCAATGGCCTGTGGAGATGGAAGACGATGGAATTCGCCCTATTGACCTGCCCTACCGCAGTGAGGTTGATGCCATTTTCAAACAGATCTACCGCGACCAGCGATTCAATGTGATGCCCTCGCTGAACGCACCGCAACTGATCGAACTTTGGGGATCCCGCGAGGAGCGGCTTGACCGCATTGAAAAAGTCATCAGGGCGTGA
- a CDS encoding DUF6464 family protein, which produces MLIEIRQFGSEQPIDRLEMEDPPHPGRWFSLDTRSFLVMQRRHRYRLRSGRYELRSVVLLVKTQKQPEDAHWFRHGWVIGDPSCRFNALSPLLRCAVLPEGPCERCVHREAAP; this is translated from the coding sequence ATGCTCATCGAGATCCGTCAGTTCGGCAGCGAGCAGCCGATCGATCGGCTTGAGATGGAGGATCCTCCCCACCCTGGCCGTTGGTTTTCTCTCGACACCAGAAGTTTCCTGGTGATGCAGCGACGGCATCGTTACAGGCTTCGCTCCGGTCGCTACGAACTGCGTTCTGTGGTCCTTCTCGTGAAGACACAGAAGCAACCGGAGGATGCCCACTGGTTCCGTCATGGTTGGGTGATTGGAGATCCCAGTTGCCGCTTCAATGCACTCAGCCCACTCCTGCGCTGTGCGGTGCTCCCGGAGGGTCCCTGCGAACGGTGTGTGCATCGCGAGGCTGCTCCGTAG
- a CDS encoding DEAD/DEAH box helicase, with the protein MASGGTTISAVSVPTDPQALFSDLGLGEPLLEALQAKGYTHPSPIQAQAIPAVIDGRDVMAAAQTGTGKTAGFTLPVLERLRHGKRAGRGQIRALVLTPTRELAAQVLENVRAYGIHLPLRSDVVFGGVKANPQIDRLRGGIDLLVATPGRLLDLHQQGALHFDQLECLVLDEADRMLDMGFIHDIRRLIRLMPVKRQTLLFSATFSAPIRKLASGLLHDPVHLQVTPENQTARSVEQVVHPCDMARKSDLLSHLIRAGDWRQVLVFSRTKHGANRVADRLNKEGLSAAAIHGNKSQGARTRALQGFKQGGVRVLVATDIAARGIDIQQLPHVVNLDLPNVAEDYVHRIGRTGRAGETGHAVSLVAAEEALLLRAIERLTGEELKRQIVEGFEPTVLKAPPLDLSGGRRRPPGKPRARTAPSPVRSRHR; encoded by the coding sequence GTGGCTAGCGGCGGCACCACAATCAGCGCAGTTTCTGTCCCCACTGATCCTCAGGCTTTGTTCTCGGATCTGGGATTGGGTGAGCCCCTGCTGGAAGCACTTCAGGCCAAGGGTTATACCCACCCATCTCCGATTCAGGCACAGGCGATCCCGGCGGTGATTGATGGCAGGGATGTGATGGCAGCTGCGCAAACCGGTACGGGTAAAACGGCTGGTTTCACCCTGCCGGTTCTGGAGAGACTTCGGCACGGTAAACGGGCTGGACGAGGCCAGATTCGCGCTCTTGTTCTCACGCCTACCAGGGAACTCGCCGCCCAGGTTTTAGAGAATGTGAGGGCCTACGGCATTCATCTGCCTCTCCGCAGCGATGTTGTGTTCGGCGGTGTGAAGGCCAACCCACAGATTGATCGCTTGCGAGGTGGCATCGATCTGCTTGTGGCCACACCCGGTCGGTTGCTGGATCTCCATCAACAGGGGGCTCTGCACTTTGACCAGCTGGAATGCCTGGTTCTTGATGAAGCTGATCGCATGCTCGACATGGGCTTCATTCACGACATCCGCCGCTTGATCAGGCTGATGCCTGTGAAGCGCCAAACGCTTCTGTTTTCAGCCACGTTCAGTGCGCCGATCCGCAAGTTGGCGTCAGGCCTTCTCCATGATCCCGTCCATCTTCAAGTCACGCCTGAAAATCAAACGGCGCGGTCGGTGGAGCAAGTGGTGCATCCCTGCGACATGGCGCGCAAGAGCGATTTACTGAGCCATCTCATTCGTGCGGGGGACTGGCGTCAGGTGCTCGTGTTTTCACGCACGAAGCACGGAGCCAATCGGGTGGCCGACCGTCTCAACAAGGAAGGTCTTTCCGCGGCGGCCATCCATGGCAACAAGAGTCAGGGGGCACGGACCCGAGCCCTGCAGGGTTTCAAACAAGGAGGTGTCCGTGTGCTCGTGGCGACGGATATCGCCGCCAGAGGCATCGATATCCAGCAGCTCCCCCATGTCGTGAATCTGGATCTGCCGAATGTGGCGGAAGACTATGTGCACCGAATCGGTCGTACCGGTCGTGCCGGGGAAACGGGGCATGCGGTATCTCTGGTTGCCGCCGAGGAAGCCCTTCTCCTTAGAGCGATCGAGCGGCTCACGGGTGAGGAGCTGAAGCGTCAGATCGTGGAAGGGTTTGAACCCACTGTGCTCAAAGCTCCCCCCCTGGATCTCAGTGGTGGCCGCAGGCGCCCACCAGGGAAACCCAGAGCGCGCACCGCACCCTCACCCGTGCGCAGCCGTCACCGTTAA
- the fmt gene encoding methionyl-tRNA formyltransferase — protein MKILFWGTPAYAVPTLETLHEAGHQIVGVVTQPDRRRGRGKQLMPSPVKARAQELGYPVFTPERIRRDPTCQQQLNALGADVSVVVAFGQILPKEILQQPPLGCWNGHGSLLPRWRGAGPIQWSILEGDAETGVGIMAMEEGLDTGPVLLEQRLPIGLLENAHQLGERLSRLTADLMLKALPAIETAGPGPEAERWSRLKVRRQPDQGTYARMLSKEDFQLNWGDSALTTHRTVMGLYPGAVTVWKERRLKVLATEPLIERLSDALTEDARALVGQWSTGAHPPGQILHCAGSGLVVSTSGCPILIREAQLEGKARSHGQALIQQLQAVPGDTMGLAANP, from the coding sequence TTGAAGATCCTGTTCTGGGGCACACCGGCCTATGCCGTACCAACCCTCGAAACACTCCATGAAGCAGGGCATCAGATCGTCGGTGTGGTGACCCAACCGGATCGGCGCCGAGGTCGGGGCAAACAATTGATGCCTTCGCCTGTGAAAGCCAGGGCTCAGGAGCTCGGCTATCCCGTGTTCACCCCGGAAAGGATCCGACGGGACCCGACCTGCCAGCAACAGCTGAATGCCCTGGGTGCGGATGTGTCTGTAGTGGTCGCCTTCGGCCAGATCCTGCCCAAGGAAATCCTGCAGCAACCACCTTTGGGCTGCTGGAACGGACACGGCTCTCTGCTTCCCCGTTGGAGAGGTGCGGGACCGATTCAATGGTCAATCCTTGAGGGGGATGCGGAAACCGGCGTGGGGATCATGGCCATGGAGGAGGGCTTGGATACCGGTCCAGTTCTCCTGGAGCAACGCCTGCCGATCGGCCTCCTGGAGAATGCCCATCAATTGGGAGAGCGACTCAGCAGGCTCACCGCCGATCTGATGCTGAAAGCCCTGCCTGCCATCGAGACGGCGGGCCCTGGGCCCGAGGCAGAGCGTTGGTCGCGCCTCAAGGTGCGCCGACAGCCAGACCAGGGCACCTATGCCCGCATGCTCAGCAAAGAAGACTTTCAGCTGAACTGGGGGGATTCCGCCCTGACGACCCATCGAACGGTGATGGGTCTGTATCCGGGAGCCGTCACAGTCTGGAAAGAACGCCGCCTGAAGGTGCTGGCAACGGAACCTCTAATCGAACGTCTCTCAGATGCATTAACTGAAGACGCTCGCGCCTTGGTCGGGCAATGGAGCACAGGTGCACATCCCCCCGGCCAGATTCTTCACTGCGCTGGTTCAGGCCTGGTGGTGAGTACCAGTGGCTGTCCAATCCTGATTCGTGAAGCCCAGCTGGAAGGGAAGGCTCGCAGCCATGGGCAGGCCCTCATCCAGCAACTCCAGGCAGTCCCTGGAGACACGATGGGGCTCGCGGCGAACCCTTAA